The Pirellulales bacterium sequence GTGTTGATCAATCCTTCCGGCATCGGCGAAATTTTCGAAAGCTTGCGCGACTCGACCTGCGATTTCGGAATCGTCACGGTCGCCGTTTCCAGCGGATCCGGCCGAAGCACGATCTTGTCGGCGGTCTCATTCACGATCCGGCCGACGAAAACCCGGCCGTCGGCGGTCTGGATCGCGGTGTTCATGTACTGTTCGGAGACGACTTTCGAGGGCTCGGTGATCGATTCCAAGATGTCCTGCCGCTTGAAGCGGGTTGCCACGGCCGTCAGATCGGGTCCGATTGCTCCGCCTTGATCGCCGTAGCGATGGCAGGCGATGCATTGGGCCTCCGTGAAAAGTTGTTTGCCTCGCGAGAAATTGCGGCCCCGGCCGACTTGGTTCAACAGCGGTTGTAGATCGGCGGTGGTCCATGCTTTGACTACTTTGCGCGGCGGGCCCGATGGTCGGCGGTACGATTGATTCCCGCTATACGCAGCCAGAACGTCGCTCAGCGCAACGATTTCGTCGGGCGACATCGAAAACTTTGCTTCTTCGTGAGCATGCGACATGTAATTGGAGAAGCTCGCGCCGTTGTTGTAGTGGATGCCCGCGTCTTCGAACCATTTGACGACGTACGCAGGATGCTTGCTCGAACGAGCGCCATTCCACCACGACAGATAAGGTCTGCGAAGATCGACGTTCCAGCCGGTTTTTATGTTGCGCAAGTCCATCACGTAGGTGACTTGCTCTTCTTGGGTGGGCGCGGCCTTCAGCAGCGCAATGGTTCGGGCGACCGCATTCGGCGCGTTCAGGCCCAGCAGGATCTGGCACAATTCGCGGTTTTCGAACTCGTTCTTGGCGGGATAGAGCGGGTCGACATCGGCGAGCAGAAGCTTCGCGCTTTCGCCGGTTGGAACACCATGTCGGGCGACCGACACTTCGATGACGCGCAGCTTCTCGAGCCGTTGTTCTTCGGTGAGGGCGGCAAAGGGGATGGAGATCAACGATTTCAAAAGAGCCGGTTGTGCGTCGCTCCCGCCCAATCGAGCCAACGCCAGCAGCGCCGTCAGCGCTGCTTCCGGCTGCTGTTCCGCCAGCGCTTTGGCCTGCCATTCGGAGACGGGATTGCGTTCGATCGCCAGCCGTGCGGCGTAGCGGATGAAGCGGTCGGGGCTGTTCAAGTGGGGCCACGCGAAATCGACTGCCGCGGGATCGGCCTTGACGTTGAACGCCTCCAACTTGTGCCGCAGGTTTCGCGCGTCGCTGCCGGCCTCGTCGTGAAGCTCGCTCGCGGGAAGCGGCGTGGCATTTTCTTTGCCGGTGTAGGCGACACGGAACAGACTCGATTGGGTGCCGCGGCCGCCGATGGTGAAATAAAGGGCTCCGTCGTCGCCGATCACGACGGCCGTCAAATTGAGCGGCGATTTGCGGCTATTGCCATGCAGAGATTTGGGCGCCACGAAATTTTCCCACTCGCCGGAATAGCTGGCGCCGCTGGGCGTGAGGTGCAGCGCAATCAGGCGGCCGTAGGTCCAGTCGCACATGAAAAACGCCTTCTGATACTTCAGCGGAAACTTTGCTCCCGCGCCGAAGATCACGCCGGTCGGGCTGCCGATTCCGACGGTTGCCGTCGCGGGCAAGCTGTCGAAATAATATTCAGGCCATTTGGCGCTTCCTTCGCGGAAGCCCTGATCGCCGCCGCGGACGGAATGAAAGGCGCGGATCGGCCGATACCACGGGGTGCCCCAGTCCCACTCCATGTCGCTGTCGAATCCGAACAGTTCGCCGTCGGGGTTGAAGGCGATGTCGTAGGTGTTGCGCAGTCCGGCGGAGAATAATTCCGGGTTCTTGCCGTCCAGATCCATTCGCGCGATGAATCCGCCGGGAGGCACCTTGCCGGCGCCGAAGCCATTGCCGTCTTCCGCGCGCTTGAGGACGATGTCGTCGGCATAATTGCGGGTCGGCGAGCTCCGCGTCAGGTCGGCCGGCAGATCGGTGAAATTTCCGCAGACGATATAGAGCTTTTTGTCCGGCCCGAGCACGATGCCGTGAGCGCCATGCTCGCCGGCGCCGCCGTGCCACTCGCGAAGCAATTCGACATCGTCGTAGCTGTCGTCTTCCTTGGTGTCGCGGCAGCGATATAAACCAAATCTGCCATCGCGTCCGGCTCCGTCGAGATAGAGCACGTTGCCGACAAACAACATGCCCATCGTTTCGGTGACAGGAATGTGG is a genomic window containing:
- a CDS encoding c-type cytochrome produces the protein MKFRLPCSRASFPRSAPAFAVVGASFIALFVAVFIAIAKADDATNVTSKVAAAVKDNKLAIAAGNETFGDTAPDVPKKLHVEYRIGDQKFHRDVNEGGRLEIAAPAGRKLVITKAVYGPADGSAPQSDAAGDPAAVLETLPGFSIQTVLKADRVTNGSWICMTKDPKGRLLLGGQRAQPITRLTLDNGKLVKEERLHIPVTETMGMLFVGNVLYLDGAGRDGRFGLYRCRDTKEDDSYDDVELLREWHGGAGEHGAHGIVLGPDKKLYIVCGNFTDLPADLTRSSPTRNYADDIVLKRAEDGNGFGAGKVPPGGFIARMDLDGKNPELFSAGLRNTYDIAFNPDGELFGFDSDMEWDWGTPWYRPIRAFHSVRGGDQGFREGSAKWPEYYFDSLPATATVGIGSPTGVIFGAGAKFPLKYQKAFFMCDWTYGRLIALHLTPSGASYSGEWENFVAPKSLHGNSRKSPLNLTAVVIGDDGALYFTIGGRGTQSSLFRVAYTGKENATPLPASELHDEAGSDARNLRHKLEAFNVKADPAAVDFAWPHLNSPDRFIRYAARLAIERNPVSEWQAKALAEQQPEAALTALLALARLGGSDAQPALLKSLISIPFAALTEEQRLEKLRVIEVSVARHGVPTGESAKLLLADVDPLYPAKNEFENRELCQILLGLNAPNAVARTIALLKAAPTQEEQVTYVMDLRNIKTGWNVDLRRPYLSWWNGARSSKHPAYVVKWFEDAGIHYNNGASFSNYMSHAHEEAKFSMSPDEIVALSDVLAAYSGNQSYRRPSGPPRKVVKAWTTADLQPLLNQVGRGRNFSRGKQLFTEAQCIACHRYGDQGGAIGPDLTAVATRFKRQDILESITEPSKVVSEQYMNTAIQTADGRVFVGRIVNETADKIVLRPDPLETATVTIPKSQVESRKLSKISPMPEGLINTFNKDEILDLLAYLESLNDPSHPDFRR